A DNA window from Porites lutea chromosome 6, jaPorLute2.1, whole genome shotgun sequence contains the following coding sequences:
- the LOC140941084 gene encoding transmembrane protein 26-like, translating into MERIFTYIAALFTRLLFSLHAIVMIYWLVTLKQDETYFLFLLLLVALLVETIFTVGVRKGHEYSWFCPSMFLYLITMIPCDWIAKVQVLDCVASSSDADNSACLRAVNDSATIYQFLKGIQITDDERLLYTMEQALVLILVIGRWLLPKGGITRDQLSQLLLIYIGTAADIMEFTEIIKEDEIRRTNPKMLQNTHFVNAVILFWSVSLFQFPLTVYAMERTAQRLEKEKAQLEEQLRKIKEEKDTRWRRNQVAPSPALYTVKKGNNKAGTEREEIHVRYIQTKFGLEIKPEMTSVTSTDEEETIDKHVPLGRCPRCWYKFNKAVNELAIKMQDYTELISLLIPMLMQDGPFLIIRLIVIAYYQIYHDTLYFLTVKNALVVMLQVYRIFVLYYKPPEEDIDDFFPENDASHRLRNVQTAIKSVQHTRLAIRLVSRLQRQARWHRGRFKRRSVHTPNNQVEADNQRDQIPDV; encoded by the exons ATGGAGAGAATTTTCACGTACATTGCAGCCTTGTTTACACGTCTACTATTTTCATTGCATGCAATTGTGATGATTTACTGGTTGGTGACTTTAAAACAAGACGAAACGTACTTTCTTTTCCTGCTTCTTCTTGTCGCTCTACTCGTGGAAACAATATTTACTGTTGGAGTACGCAAGGGACATGAATACAGCTG GTTCTGTCCAAGTATGTTCTTATACTTGATAACCATGATACCCTGTGACTGGATAGCAAAGGTGCAGGTGCTTGACTGTGTTGCATCCAGTAGTGACGCGGACAACTCAGCCTGCCTCCGAGCTGTGAATGATTCAGCTACAATATATCAA TTTTTGAAAGGAATTCAAATCACCGATGATGAAAGGTTGTTGTACACTATGGAGCAGGCTCTGGTACTGATTCTGGTGATTGGAAGGTGGCTTCTTCCAAAAGGAGGCATTACACGTGATCAACTGTCGCAGTTGCTACTCATCTACATAGGTACAGCAGCCGACATCATGGAGTTCACGGAGATCATTAAGGAAGATGAGATCAGGAGAACAAACCCCAAAATGCTTCAGAATACTCACTTTGTAAACGCTGTGATTCTATTTTGGAGCGTCAGTCTCTTCCAGTTCCCACTGACGGTTTACGCCATGGAAAGAACTGCGCAGAGACTAGAGAAGGAGAAGGCTCAGCTGGAAGAACAGCTCAGAAAAatcaaagaagaaaaagatacACGATGGAGGAGAAATCAAGTTGCGCCCTCACCAGCTTTGTACACCGTCAAAAAGGGCAATAATAAAGCGGGCACTGAACGGGAAGAAATACACGTCAGATATATTCAGACCAAATTTGGTTTGGAAATCAAACCGGAAATGACGTCAGTTACAAGTACAGACGAGGAAGAAACTATTGACAAACATGTTCCGCTTGGAAGATGCCCTCGGTGCTGGTACAAGTTTAACAAGGCTGTTAATGAGTTAGCTATCAAAATGCAAGACTATACAGAGCTTATTAGCCTGCTTATACCTATGCTAATGCAGGACGGGCCATTCCTTATAATTCGCTTAATTGTGATCGCCTATTATCAAATTTACCACGACACGTTGTACTTTCTAACAGTCAAGAACGCCCTTGTTGTAATGCTTCAGGTTTATCGTATATTTGTTTTGTACTACAAACCACCGGAAGAGGACATTGACGACTTTTTTCCAGAAAACGATGCATCGCACAGGCTGCGTAATGTACAGACCGCCATTAAATCTGTGCAGCACACGCGCCTTGCCATCAGACTTGTGTCCAGGCTTCAGCGACAAGCAAGGTGGCATCGCGGACGTTTTAAAAGGAGAAGCGTACACACACCTAATAATCAAGTTGAAGCTGACAATCAAAGAGATCAGATACCTGATGTATAG
- the LOC140941783 gene encoding uncharacterized protein has product MASFRDIRNLLVESFDDGDISEDEFLLLYDANTSKNPDFPYDCYGSFDLNEMDDSECLAEFRFHKNDVPVLLEALQLPQSFTCHQGTICDGIEALCITLRQFAYPCRYSDLIPRFGRPVPELSMISNLVMDTIYQEHNHRVTQWNNTLLSPPLLESYARAIASKGSPLPNCVGFIDGTVTPICRPEQNQRIVYNGHKRVHGIKYQSVVLPNGMIANMYGPVEGRRHDSGMLADSGLLRDLEQHAFSTTREPMALYGDPAYPLRVHLQVPYRGAGITPQMEVYNKAMSAVRMSVEWIFGDIVNYFKFLDFKKNLKISLSAVGKMYVVCAILRNALTCMYTNSTSEYFALDPPTIEDYFS; this is encoded by the exons ATGGCATCCTTTAGAGATATACGTAACCTTCTTGTCGAAAGTTTTGATGACGGTGATATTTCCGAGGACGAATTTCTCCTCCTTTACGATGCAAACACCTCGAAAAACCCAGATTTCCCTTATGACTGCTATGGATCGTTCGACTTAAATGAGATGGACGACAGTGAGTGTTTGGCTGAGTTTCGTTTTCATAAGAATGATGTTCCCGTCCTTTTAGAAGCCTTGCAGCTCCCTCAGTCTTTCACGTGCCACCAAGGAACCATTTGTGACGGAATAGAAGCGCTTTGCATAACACTGAGACAATTTGCTTACCCATGCAGATACAGCGATTTAATTCCACGATTTGGTCGCCCAGTTCCAGAGCTGAGTATGATATCCAACCTCGTGATGGATACAATTTATCAAGAGCACAATCACAGAGTAACTCAGTGGAATAATACGCTTCTAAGCCCTCCACTTCTTGAAAGCTATGCCCGTGCGATTGCCTCAAAGGGAAGTCCATTACCTAATTGCGTTGGTTTTATAGACGGAACAGTAACGCCAATTTGTCGACCCGAACAAAACCAGAGGATCGTTTATAATGGACATAAGCGAGTACATGGTATCAAGTACCAGTCTGTTGTCTTACCTAATGGTATGATAGCCAACATGTACGGCCCAGTAG AGGGTAGACGGCACGATTCAGGTATGTTGGCTGATTCTGGTCTACTTCGCGATCTGGAGCAGCATGCCTTCTCCACAACAAGAGAACCAATGGCCCTATATGGTGACCCCGCCTATCCCCTACGTGTCCACCTCCAAGTCCCATACAGAGGTGCCGGAATAACACCACAAATGGAGGTGTACAACAAAGCCATGAGCGCCGTTCGTATGTCTGTAGAGTGGATTTTCGGGGATatcgttaattattttaaatttctcgattttaagaaaaatttaaaaatctccCTTAGTGCAGTCGGAAAAATGTACGTTGTGTGTGCCATTCTACGTAATGCCTTAACCTGTATGTACACCAACTCTACATCAGAGTACTTTGCCCTGGACCCTCCAACCATTGaagattatttttcttga
- the LOC140941784 gene encoding uncharacterized protein, with amino-acid sequence MISKKTVQSNMEWTEEHDNCLCQEILVLEPFKYKKGSISRGQIWEKIANNLNGLELPRFKVSKRAVRERYTLLSEKFKAKMKDEEKASGIECDLSDVEKALEEIAEKEVAAEDTVENDKKKLDNAKAVEMRNRALESLGKTQKRQRNEDEENAKPKQKSRRSGGDTIAYLREKNVLVQKWKEEELQLQKQRVEVEGKREDQSRKQHQDMMKILLEQTKQQQEQMQSFQQMFTSMQQQQSQIIMKLLERKNNLA; translated from the exons ATGATCTCAAAGAAAACAGTGCA ATCAAACATGGAGTGGACGGAGGAACATGACAACTGCTTGTGCCAAGAAATTTTAGTACTTGAACCCTTTAAGTACAAGAAAGGAAGCATTTCTAGAGGTCAGATCTGGGAAAAAATTGCAAACAATCTGAACGGCCTTGAGCTCCCCCGATTCAAAGTCAGTAAGCGTGCTGTTAGAGAGAGATACACGCTGCTGAGCGAGAAATTTAAAGCAAAGATGAAAGACGAAGAGAAGGCCAGCGGAATCGAATGTGATTTGAGTGATGTGGAAAAGGCTCTGGAAGAAATAGCCGAAAAAGAAGTTGCAGCTGAAGACACCGTGGAAAACGACAAGAAGAAACTTGACAACGCAAAAGCAGTGGAAATGAGAAACAGAGCTCTAGAGAGCTTGGGCAAAACACAGAAGAGGCAGCGGAATGAGGATGAGGAGAATGCGAAACCAAAGCAAAAAAGTCGTAGAAGTGGAGGTGACACAATTGCATATTTGCGCGAAAAAAATGTGCTTGTTCAAAAGTGGAAAGAGGAAGAATTGCAGCTGCAAAAGCAGAGAGTTGAAGTTGAGGGTAAACGGGAAGATCAgtcaagaaaacaacatcagGATATGATGAAAATCTTGCTAGAACAAACTAAGCAGCAACAAGAGCAGATGCAAAGCTTTCAGCAGATGTTTACCTCAATGCAACAGCAGCAGTCTCAGATAATTATGAAgcttctagaaagaaaaaataacttggcTTGA